The following proteins come from a genomic window of Achromobacter sp. AONIH1:
- a CDS encoding SDR family oxidoreductase yields the protein MHHQDHQAPSQAGAVRNQGVQAQEPRARPIRQAFVTGATGLLGNNLVRELAERGIAVRALARSVDKARQQFADLPQVQVVKGDMGEVGAFAAALAGCDVVFHAAAHFRDSYKGGRHWDELRRINVDGTAALIAAAHAAGVRRFVHTSSIAVLDGPPGTLIDETCDRLPADADDYYRSKILADDAVRAFLRLHPDMHACFVLPGWMWGPGDIGPTSAGQLVNEVARGKLPGLVPGSFSVVDARDVALAQIAAAERGRRGERYLAAGRHMEMGELIPLLGQVAGIPVPTRKLPLPLLYALAAIQEVYARITGKPVLLGLATVRLMAREAGRTRFNPAKSEHELGLHFRPLAQTLADTVGWYRQHGWF from the coding sequence ATGCACCACCAAGACCATCAGGCGCCGTCACAGGCTGGCGCCGTGCGCAACCAGGGTGTCCAGGCACAGGAGCCCCGGGCCCGGCCCATCCGGCAGGCCTTCGTCACCGGCGCCACGGGCCTGCTGGGCAACAACCTGGTGCGCGAACTGGCGGAGCGCGGCATCGCGGTGCGGGCGCTGGCCAGATCCGTGGACAAGGCGCGCCAGCAGTTCGCGGATCTGCCGCAGGTGCAGGTGGTGAAGGGCGACATGGGCGAGGTCGGCGCCTTCGCTGCCGCGCTGGCCGGCTGCGATGTGGTGTTTCATGCCGCCGCCCATTTCCGTGACAGCTACAAGGGCGGCCGCCACTGGGACGAACTGCGGCGCATCAACGTGGACGGCACGGCGGCGCTGATCGCCGCAGCGCACGCCGCGGGCGTGCGTCGATTCGTGCATACATCCTCGATTGCCGTGCTCGACGGACCGCCCGGCACGCTGATCGATGAAACCTGCGACCGCCTGCCCGCCGATGCTGACGACTACTACCGCAGCAAGATACTGGCTGACGACGCGGTGCGCGCGTTCCTGCGCCTGCATCCCGACATGCACGCGTGTTTCGTTCTGCCCGGCTGGATGTGGGGGCCGGGCGATATCGGGCCGACCTCGGCGGGGCAACTGGTCAATGAGGTGGCGCGCGGCAAGCTGCCGGGGCTGGTGCCCGGCAGTTTCTCGGTGGTCGATGCCCGCGACGTGGCGCTGGCCCAGATTGCCGCGGCCGAACGTGGCCGCCGGGGCGAACGCTATCTGGCGGCCGGGCGCCACATGGAAATGGGAGAACTGATCCCGCTGCTGGGGCAGGTGGCCGGAATTCCCGTGCCGACGCGCAAGCTGCCGCTGCCCTTGCTGTACGCGCTGGCGGCCATTCAGGAAGTCTATGCGCGCATCACGGGCAAGCCGGTGCTGCTGGGGCTGGCGACGGTGCGACTGATGGCGCGCGAGGCGGGGCGGACCCGCTTCAATCCGGCCAAGAGCGAGCACGAACTGGGCCTGCATTTTCGTCCGCTGGCGCAGACGCTGGCCGATACCGTGGGCTGGTATCGCCAGCATGGCTGGTTCTGA
- a CDS encoding ABC transporter ATP-binding protein, with amino-acid sequence MTTVSQPLLELRGLQVAYGGIRAVRGIDLRVDEGELVCLIGANGAGKSTTLRAICGLVPLAGGEVVYGGKSIGGQKSHELVRQGLVMVPEGRGIFGQLTIEENLAMGGYVRRDAAQIRQDTDRVFTLFPRLAERRKQAAGTLSGGEQQMVAMGRAMIARPKLLLLDEPSMGLAPLMVEKVFEVVRTIASEGVTILLIEQNARLALENSHRGYVMESGEIILSGKSGDMLHDPKVRAAYLGEVEEHA; translated from the coding sequence ATGACGACGGTATCCCAACCCCTACTCGAATTGCGCGGCCTGCAGGTCGCCTATGGCGGCATCCGCGCGGTGCGCGGCATCGACCTGCGGGTCGACGAAGGCGAGCTGGTCTGCCTGATCGGCGCCAACGGCGCCGGCAAGAGCACCACGTTGCGCGCCATCTGCGGACTGGTGCCGCTGGCCGGCGGCGAAGTCGTCTATGGCGGCAAGTCCATCGGCGGCCAGAAGTCGCACGAGCTGGTGCGCCAGGGACTGGTGATGGTGCCGGAAGGCCGGGGCATCTTCGGCCAGCTGACCATTGAGGAAAACCTCGCCATGGGCGGCTACGTGCGCCGCGACGCGGCCCAGATCCGCCAGGACACGGACCGCGTCTTCACGCTGTTCCCGCGCCTGGCCGAGCGCCGCAAGCAGGCGGCCGGCACCTTGTCCGGCGGCGAGCAGCAGATGGTGGCCATGGGCCGCGCGATGATCGCGCGTCCTAAGCTGCTGTTGCTGGACGAACCCTCGATGGGACTGGCGCCGCTGATGGTGGAAAAGGTCTTCGAGGTGGTGCGCACCATCGCCAGCGAAGGCGTCACCATCCTGCTGATCGAGCAGAACGCGCGCCTGGCGCTGGAGAACAGTCATCGCGGCTACGTGATGGAATCGGGCGAGATCATCCTGTCCGGCAAGTCGGGCGACATGCTGCACGATCCCAAGGTGCGGGCGGCCTACCTGGGTGAAGTCGAAGAACACGCCTGA
- a CDS encoding branched-chain amino acid ABC transporter permease produces the protein MIEAEGAPRALRPLCTGSAARRCRAQPGTGLPMLLPRGSRDFFQAYSAAPMDIFIQQLINGVTLGSVYALVALGYTMVYGIIGLINFAHGDVVMIGAMAATTIAISLVGGDPSASAFVVLGLGLLVSVPLCMAIGWTAERVAYRPLRRAPRLAALITAIGVSIILQNVAMMGWGRNYLNFPQVLAPRVFEIFGARISTLQIAIVVIAALIMGGLLAVVHKTRLGTAMRATAQNREVAGLMGVNINTVISAAFLIGSALAAVAGMMVATYYGVSQYTMGFMLGLKAFTAAVLGGIGNLVGAMAGGLLLGIIESLGAGYIGDLTGGFLGSHYQDVFAFFVLVLVLIFRPSGLLGERVGDRA, from the coding sequence ATGATCGAGGCGGAAGGCGCTCCCCGCGCCCTCCGCCCGCTTTGCACCGGCAGCGCCGCCAGGCGCTGCCGCGCGCAGCCCGGCACGGGGCTTCCAATGCTCCTCCCGCGCGGCTCGCGCGATTTTTTCCAGGCTTATTCTGCGGCCCCTATGGATATCTTCATTCAACAACTGATTAACGGCGTCACGCTGGGCAGCGTGTACGCTTTGGTCGCCCTGGGCTACACCATGGTGTACGGCATCATCGGGCTGATCAACTTCGCGCACGGCGACGTGGTCATGATCGGCGCCATGGCGGCGACGACGATCGCGATCTCGCTGGTCGGCGGCGATCCCTCGGCCTCGGCCTTCGTGGTGCTGGGCCTGGGCCTGCTGGTGTCGGTGCCGCTGTGCATGGCGATCGGCTGGACCGCCGAACGCGTGGCCTACCGGCCGCTGCGCCGCGCGCCGCGCCTGGCGGCGCTGATCACCGCCATCGGCGTGTCCATCATCCTGCAGAACGTGGCGATGATGGGCTGGGGCCGCAATTACCTGAACTTCCCGCAAGTGCTCGCGCCGCGGGTGTTCGAGATCTTCGGCGCGCGCATCAGCACGCTGCAGATCGCCATCGTGGTCATCGCCGCACTCATCATGGGCGGGCTGCTGGCCGTGGTGCACAAGACCCGCCTGGGCACGGCCATGCGCGCCACCGCGCAGAACCGCGAAGTGGCCGGCCTGATGGGCGTGAACATCAACACCGTCATCTCGGCCGCCTTCCTGATCGGTTCGGCGCTGGCCGCCGTGGCTGGCATGATGGTCGCCACGTATTACGGCGTGTCGCAGTACACCATGGGCTTCATGCTGGGCCTGAAGGCCTTCACCGCGGCCGTGCTGGGCGGCATCGGCAACCTGGTCGGCGCGATGGCCGGCGGCCTGTTGCTGGGCATCATCGAATCGCTGGGCGCCGGCTATATCGGCGACCTGACCGGCGGCTTCCTGGGCAGCCACTATCAAGACGTGTTCGCTTTCTTCGTGCTGGTGCTGGTGCTGATCTTCCGCCCCTCCGGCCTCCTGGGCGAGCGCGTGGGGGACCGCGCATGA
- a CDS encoding ABC transporter ATP-binding protein: MNATMKKSGLSTRNLIGIALIGIVLAVLPFVIGMAGQSWVRILNFALLYVMLSLGLNIVVGFAGLLDLGYIAFYAVGAYAWAMLASPHFGLHLPFWAILPIALAVACLFGVLLGAPTLKLRGDYLAIVTLGFGEIIRIFLNNLNSPVNITNGPQGINRIDTFKVGEFAFGRTETLMGIRFTGPEKYYYLLLALTLIIVVVCLRLQNSRIGRAWEAIREDEIAAKAMGINTRNIKLLAFAMGASFGGVAGALFASMQGFVSPESFSLMESISILCMVVLGGMGHIPGVILGAIILAGLPEFLRAVVEPAQHMLFGAVVLDPEGIRMLLFGLAMVCVMLFRPAGLWPSAVRKRELSSKAQGDAA, translated from the coding sequence ATGAACGCGACCATGAAAAAGAGCGGGCTTTCCACCCGCAACCTGATCGGCATCGCGCTGATCGGCATCGTGCTGGCGGTGCTGCCCTTCGTGATCGGCATGGCCGGCCAGAGCTGGGTACGCATCCTGAACTTCGCGCTGCTGTACGTGATGCTGTCGCTGGGCCTGAACATCGTGGTGGGCTTCGCCGGCCTGCTGGACCTGGGCTATATCGCGTTCTACGCGGTGGGCGCCTATGCCTGGGCCATGCTGGCCTCGCCGCACTTCGGCCTGCACCTGCCGTTCTGGGCGATCCTGCCGATCGCGCTGGCGGTGGCCTGCCTGTTCGGCGTGCTGCTGGGGGCGCCCACGCTCAAGCTGCGCGGCGACTACCTGGCCATCGTGACCTTGGGCTTCGGCGAGATCATCCGCATCTTCCTGAACAACCTGAACTCGCCGGTCAACATCACCAACGGTCCGCAGGGCATCAACCGCATCGACACCTTCAAGGTGGGCGAGTTCGCGTTCGGTCGCACCGAAACGCTGATGGGCATACGCTTCACCGGCCCGGAAAAGTACTACTACCTGCTGCTGGCGCTGACGCTGATCATCGTGGTGGTGTGCCTGCGCCTGCAGAACTCGCGCATCGGCCGCGCCTGGGAAGCCATCCGCGAGGACGAGATCGCGGCCAAGGCCATGGGCATCAACACCCGCAACATCAAGCTGCTGGCCTTCGCCATGGGCGCGTCCTTCGGCGGCGTGGCCGGCGCGCTGTTCGCCTCGATGCAGGGCTTCGTCAGTCCGGAGAGCTTCTCGCTGATGGAATCCATCTCCATCCTGTGCATGGTCGTGCTGGGCGGCATGGGCCATATCCCGGGCGTGATCCTGGGCGCCATCATCCTGGCGGGCCTGCCCGAGTTCCTGCGCGCTGTGGTCGAACCGGCGCAGCACATGCTGTTCGGCGCCGTGGTGCTGGATCCGGAAGGCATCCGCATGCTGTTGTTCGGCCTGGCCATGGTCTGCGTGATGCTGTTCCGCCCGGCCGGCCTGTGGCCGTCCGCCGTGCGCAAGCGCGAACTGTCCAGCAAGGCCCAAGGAGATGCCGCATGA
- a CDS encoding branched-chain amino acid ABC transporter substrate-binding protein, whose product MKFRTTLKLLSASIAAVGMAAAAQAADIKLGFAAPLTGPQSHYGEDMQNGLNLALEEANQKGIQIDGKPAKFVLVSRDDQADPRVGVQVAQQLVDESVVGILGHFNSGTTIPASRVYHEAGLPQIAMATSPEYTKQGYETTFRMMTSDTQQGAAVGKFMVQSLKAKKVAIIDDRTAYGQGLADEVEKAVKAAGGQIVRREYTTDKANDFTAILTNIKGSAPDAIFYGGLDAQSGPMKRQLATLGLKAPLVSGEMTRSDTFIKLAGDAADGTYASLAGVPLDKMAAGKDFEQRYQARFKKAPGVYAPYAYDGAWNMITAIEQAGSAKPEKYLPALAKLSRKGATSENIAYDKNGDLKEISVTIYEVKNGKWEMVETMVSQAN is encoded by the coding sequence ATGAAGTTCCGCACCACTTTGAAGCTTCTCTCGGCCAGCATCGCCGCCGTCGGCATGGCCGCCGCCGCGCAGGCCGCCGACATCAAGCTCGGCTTTGCCGCGCCGCTGACCGGTCCGCAGTCGCATTACGGCGAGGACATGCAGAACGGCCTGAACCTGGCGCTGGAAGAAGCCAACCAGAAGGGCATCCAGATCGACGGCAAGCCCGCCAAGTTCGTGCTGGTGTCGCGCGATGACCAGGCCGACCCGCGCGTGGGCGTGCAGGTCGCGCAGCAACTGGTCGACGAAAGCGTCGTCGGCATCCTGGGCCACTTCAACTCGGGCACCACCATTCCCGCTTCGCGCGTCTACCACGAAGCCGGCCTGCCGCAGATCGCCATGGCGACCTCGCCCGAGTACACCAAGCAGGGCTACGAAACCACCTTCCGCATGATGACCAGCGACACCCAGCAGGGCGCCGCGGTCGGCAAGTTCATGGTGCAGAGCCTGAAGGCCAAGAAGGTCGCCATCATCGACGACCGCACCGCCTACGGCCAGGGCCTGGCCGACGAGGTCGAGAAGGCCGTCAAGGCCGCCGGCGGCCAGATCGTGCGCCGCGAGTACACCACCGACAAGGCCAACGACTTCACGGCCATCCTGACCAACATCAAGGGCTCGGCGCCCGACGCCATCTTCTACGGCGGCCTGGACGCGCAGTCCGGCCCGATGAAGCGCCAGCTGGCCACGCTCGGCCTGAAGGCGCCGCTGGTCTCGGGTGAAATGACCCGCAGCGACACCTTCATCAAGCTGGCCGGCGACGCCGCCGACGGCACCTACGCCTCGCTGGCCGGCGTGCCGCTGGACAAGATGGCCGCGGGCAAGGACTTCGAGCAGCGCTATCAGGCCCGCTTCAAGAAGGCGCCCGGCGTCTACGCGCCCTACGCCTACGACGGCGCGTGGAACATGATCACCGCCATCGAGCAGGCCGGTTCGGCCAAGCCCGAGAAGTACCTGCCGGCGCTGGCCAAGCTGAGCCGCAAGGGCGCCACCAGCGAGAACATCGCCTACGACAAGAACGGCGATCTGAAGGAAATCTCGGTCACCATCTACGAAGTCAAGAACGGCAAGTGGGAGATGGTTGAAACGATGGTCAGCCAGGCCAACTAA
- a CDS encoding MFS transporter, whose product MSIPHPPFPFRRAGQRYAFVVVAVIFLSLLVSAGLRSTPSVLLVPLEESFGWSRSSISFAAALGIFLYGLVGPFAAAAMEHFGLRRVLIGALSLMAASSAASAYMTEPWHLLLSWGVFSGISSGAVAIVLGATVVNRWFSAHRGLVMGLLTASAATGTLVFLPALAALASSGDWTRVVWAVAAAAAALVPLAWWLVPDRPAQVGLVPYGSDPASPPAPAAPRTGMIAATFGALGRAARTRTFWFLFATFFICGFTTNGLVGTHLIALCGDHGMPEVQAAGLLALMGVFDLVGTTASGWLTDRYDPRKLLFVYYGLRGLSLIYLPYSDFSFYSLSIFAIFFGLDWIATVPPTLRLTTEAFGERDASIVFGWIVAGHQLGAASAAWMAGFVRQSQGSYLTAFVLAGMTGIVAAFIALMIGRRRIATAPA is encoded by the coding sequence ATGAGTATACCCCACCCCCCATTCCCGTTCCGCCGCGCCGGCCAGCGGTACGCCTTCGTGGTCGTCGCGGTGATCTTCCTGTCGCTGCTGGTGTCGGCCGGCCTGCGGTCCACGCCCAGCGTGCTGCTGGTGCCGCTGGAGGAATCCTTCGGCTGGAGCCGCAGCTCGATTTCATTCGCCGCCGCGCTGGGGATCTTCCTCTATGGACTGGTCGGTCCCTTCGCCGCCGCCGCGATGGAACACTTCGGCCTGCGCCGGGTGCTCATTGGCGCGCTGAGCCTGATGGCCGCGTCCAGCGCGGCCAGCGCCTATATGACCGAACCCTGGCACCTGCTGCTGAGCTGGGGCGTGTTCTCGGGCATCAGCTCGGGCGCGGTCGCCATCGTGCTGGGCGCCACGGTCGTGAATCGCTGGTTCAGCGCCCATCGCGGACTGGTGATGGGCCTGCTGACCGCCAGCGCCGCGACCGGCACGCTGGTGTTCCTGCCTGCCCTGGCCGCGCTGGCTTCCTCCGGCGACTGGACCCGCGTGGTCTGGGCCGTGGCCGCGGCCGCGGCGGCCCTGGTGCCGCTGGCCTGGTGGCTGGTGCCGGACCGGCCCGCGCAGGTCGGACTGGTGCCTTACGGCAGCGATCCCGCCTCGCCGCCGGCGCCGGCCGCGCCGCGCACCGGCATGATCGCCGCCACCTTCGGTGCGCTGGGCCGGGCCGCACGCACGCGCACGTTCTGGTTCCTGTTCGCCACGTTCTTCATCTGCGGCTTCACCACCAACGGCCTGGTCGGCACGCACCTGATCGCGCTCTGCGGCGATCATGGCATGCCCGAAGTGCAGGCCGCCGGCCTGCTGGCGCTGATGGGCGTCTTCGATCTGGTCGGCACCACCGCTTCGGGCTGGCTTACCGACCGCTACGATCCGCGCAAGCTGCTGTTCGTGTATTACGGGCTGCGCGGGCTGTCGCTGATCTACCTGCCCTATTCCGACTTCTCGTTCTACAGCCTGTCGATCTTCGCCATCTTCTTCGGCCTGGACTGGATCGCCACCGTGCCGCCCACGCTGCGCCTGACCACCGAAGCCTTCGGCGAGCGCGACGCTTCGATCGTGTTCGGCTGGATCGTCGCCGGCCACCAGCTGGGCGCGGCCAGCGCGGCCTGGATGGCCGGCTTCGTGCGGCAGTCGCAAGGCAGCTACCTGACGGCCTTCGTGCTGGCCGGCATGACCGGCATCGTCGCGGCGTTCATCGCGCTGATGATAGGCAGGAGGCGCATCGCGACGGCGCCCGCCTGA
- a CDS encoding TetR/AcrR family transcriptional regulator: MPHPRLTREESQEQTRQRLIAAACKQVAERGFASTTVRDIAREAGYTQGAFYSNFQSKEDLLLDLLRQHKAQEAERITGSVATAGQDFGKAFEALEHWARDFGMDASQALLATELQLLAARNPEFGRAYAALMADQRRIYAQLLERLFALAGRTPPVPAEELAGSLMALARSQAIDHALYGAASAGDILIAVLRGLFQPPPA, from the coding sequence ATGCCACACCCCCGCCTGACACGAGAAGAAAGCCAGGAACAGACGCGCCAGCGCCTGATCGCCGCGGCCTGCAAGCAAGTCGCCGAGCGCGGCTTCGCATCCACCACCGTGCGCGATATCGCCAGGGAGGCCGGCTATACCCAAGGCGCCTTCTACTCCAATTTCCAGAGCAAGGAAGACCTGCTGCTGGACCTGCTGCGCCAGCACAAGGCGCAGGAAGCCGAACGCATCACGGGCTCGGTGGCCACGGCGGGCCAGGACTTCGGCAAGGCCTTCGAGGCGCTGGAGCACTGGGCGCGCGATTTCGGCATGGATGCCTCCCAGGCCCTGCTCGCGACCGAGCTGCAACTGCTGGCCGCGCGCAATCCGGAATTCGGCCGGGCCTACGCCGCGCTGATGGCGGACCAGCGACGGATCTACGCGCAATTGCTGGAACGATTGTTCGCGCTCGCAGGACGGACGCCGCCCGTTCCCGCCGAGGAATTGGCCGGCAGCCTCATGGCACTGGCGCGCAGCCAGGCCATCGATCATGCGCTGTATGGCGCGGCGTCCGCCGGCGACATCCTGATCGCCGTGCTGCGCGGTCTGTTCCAGCCCCCGCCGGCATGA
- a CDS encoding ABC transporter ATP-binding protein, translating to MSKLLQAQGLGKRFGGLQALSDVSFDIEQGEIYGLIGPNGAGKTTLFNVLTGLYIPEDGSCTFNGQSMSGKKPHEVAYAGLARTFQNIRLFANLSAIENVMIGRHMRTRAGVLGAVLRTRGARAEEAAIEARAQELLEYVGIGHRANDVARSLPYGDQRRLEIARALATEPKLLALDEPAAGMNASETVVLRKLIEKIRDDGITVLLIEHDMKLVMGLCDRVLVLEYGKVLAMGKPAQVQRDPKVIEAYLGAGAAQDPLIHQERQA from the coding sequence ATGAGCAAACTGCTGCAAGCCCAGGGACTGGGCAAACGCTTCGGCGGCCTGCAAGCCTTGTCGGACGTCAGCTTCGACATCGAGCAGGGCGAGATCTACGGCCTGATCGGCCCCAACGGCGCGGGCAAGACCACGCTGTTCAACGTGCTGACCGGCCTGTATATCCCGGAGGACGGCTCCTGCACCTTCAATGGTCAGTCCATGTCGGGCAAGAAGCCGCATGAAGTGGCCTATGCCGGCCTGGCGCGCACGTTCCAGAACATCCGCCTTTTCGCCAACCTGAGCGCGATCGAGAACGTCATGATCGGCCGCCACATGCGTACCCGCGCCGGCGTGCTCGGCGCCGTGCTGCGCACTCGCGGCGCGCGCGCCGAAGAGGCCGCCATCGAGGCGCGCGCCCAGGAACTGCTGGAATACGTCGGCATCGGCCACCGCGCCAACGACGTGGCGCGTTCGCTGCCCTACGGCGACCAGCGCCGCCTGGAGATCGCGCGCGCGCTGGCCACCGAGCCGAAGCTGCTGGCACTGGACGAACCCGCCGCCGGCATGAACGCCTCGGAAACGGTGGTGCTGCGCAAGCTGATCGAGAAGATCCGCGACGACGGCATCACCGTGTTGCTGATCGAGCACGACATGAAGCTGGTCATGGGCCTGTGCGACCGCGTGCTGGTGCTGGAATACGGCAAAGTGCTGGCCATGGGCAAGCCCGCCCAGGTGCAGCGCGATCCCAAGGTCATCGAAGCGTATCTGGGCGCGGGCGCGGCCCAGGATCCGCTGATTCATCAGGAGCGCCAGGCATGA